From Streptomyces sp. NBC_00775, one genomic window encodes:
- a CDS encoding polyprenol monophosphomannose synthase, with the protein MNDGDGTLAVGAQGRQFGPLGEALVIIPTYNEAENIKKIVGRVRAAVPEAHVLVADDNSPDGTGKLADELAVEDDHVQVLHRKGKEGLGAAYLAGFRWGMEHGYGVLVEMDADGSHQPEELPRLLTALKGADLVLGSRWVPGGRVVNWPKSREFISRGGSLYSRVLLDVPIRDVTGGYRAFRRETLEGLGLGEVASQGYCFQVDLARRAVKAGFHVVEVPITFVERELGDSKMSRDILVEALWRVTTWGVGERVARIKGRKSS; encoded by the coding sequence GTGAACGACGGCGACGGGACCCTCGCGGTAGGAGCCCAGGGGAGGCAGTTCGGCCCGCTCGGCGAGGCCTTGGTGATCATTCCGACCTACAACGAGGCGGAGAACATCAAGAAGATCGTCGGCCGGGTACGTGCCGCCGTGCCCGAGGCGCATGTCCTGGTGGCCGACGACAACAGCCCCGACGGCACGGGCAAGCTCGCCGACGAGCTGGCCGTCGAGGACGACCACGTCCAGGTGCTGCACCGCAAGGGCAAGGAAGGCCTCGGTGCCGCCTACCTCGCGGGCTTCCGCTGGGGCATGGAGCACGGCTACGGCGTACTCGTCGAAATGGACGCCGACGGCTCGCACCAGCCCGAGGAGCTGCCCCGTCTGCTGACCGCCCTCAAGGGCGCCGACCTCGTGCTCGGCTCGCGCTGGGTGCCGGGCGGGCGGGTCGTGAACTGGCCCAAGTCCCGCGAGTTCATCTCCCGAGGCGGCAGCCTGTACTCCCGTGTCCTGCTCGACGTGCCGATCCGCGACGTCACGGGCGGCTACCGCGCCTTCCGCCGCGAGACCCTCGAAGGCCTCGGCCTCGGCGAGGTCGCCTCGCAGGGGTACTGCTTCCAGGTCGACCTGGCCCGCCGCGCCGTCAAGGCGGGCTTCCACGTCGTCGAGGTGCCCATCACCTTCGTCGAACGGGAACTCGGCGACTCCAAGATGAGCCGCGACATCCTCGTGGAGGCCCTGTGGCGGGTCACCACGTGGGGCGTGGGCGAGCGGGTCGCGCGGATCAAGGGCCGCAAGTCCTCCTGA
- a CDS encoding phosphotransferase family protein: MATAPRPRTTTRDPEELAHRLTAWLATRLPGARTVNMTVPESNGMSSETLLFDIEHPEPPVRSCALRLAADPAAYTVFPVYDMPRQYRTMRLVAERTDLPMPRVLWLEEDPGPLGAPFFVMERIEGRVPPDVMPYTYEGNWLHAASDEERERLEAASTGLLARLHDQVPVKEADFLALPGDGSPLRRHVRAQRAYYAWVIDGLSRSPLIESAFDRLDELWPRDEGEAVLNWGDARIGNVIYDGFEPAAVLDWEMAALAPREVDLGWTVYLHRFFQDLTVSFGQSGLPDFLRRDRVERRYAELAGHTPRDMEFYTLYAALRHAIVMLRVAYRQVHFGEVAVPPDPDTLILHHGSLRAMVQGSYWQGPGVAR; the protein is encoded by the coding sequence ATGGCCACGGCACCGCGTCCCCGTACGACCACGCGCGACCCGGAGGAACTGGCACACCGGCTGACGGCCTGGCTCGCCACGCGCCTGCCCGGCGCCAGGACGGTGAACATGACCGTCCCCGAGTCCAACGGCATGTCCAGCGAGACCCTGCTCTTCGACATCGAACACCCTGAACCGCCCGTGCGCTCCTGCGCGTTGAGGCTGGCGGCGGACCCGGCGGCGTACACCGTCTTCCCCGTCTACGACATGCCACGGCAGTACCGCACGATGCGCCTGGTCGCGGAGCGCACCGATCTGCCGATGCCCCGGGTGCTGTGGCTGGAGGAGGACCCCGGGCCGCTCGGGGCGCCGTTCTTCGTCATGGAGCGGATCGAGGGGCGCGTGCCCCCGGACGTCATGCCCTATACGTACGAGGGGAATTGGCTGCACGCGGCGAGCGACGAGGAGCGTGAGCGTCTGGAGGCCGCCTCGACCGGGCTCCTCGCGCGGCTGCACGACCAAGTCCCGGTGAAGGAAGCCGACTTCCTGGCTCTGCCGGGTGACGGTAGTCCGTTGCGCCGTCATGTGAGGGCCCAACGCGCGTACTACGCATGGGTGATTGACGGACTGTCACGATCACCGCTGATCGAGAGCGCCTTCGACCGGCTCGACGAGTTGTGGCCGCGCGACGAGGGCGAGGCGGTGCTCAACTGGGGTGACGCGCGCATCGGGAACGTCATCTACGACGGCTTCGAACCCGCCGCCGTCCTCGACTGGGAGATGGCGGCCCTGGCCCCGCGCGAGGTCGACCTCGGCTGGACCGTCTATCTGCACCGCTTCTTCCAGGACCTCACCGTGAGCTTCGGACAGAGCGGGCTGCCCGACTTCCTGCGCCGTGACCGCGTGGAGCGACGCTATGCCGAACTCGCCGGCCACACACCGCGGGACATGGAGTTCTACACGCTGTACGCCGCTCTGCGACACGCGATCGTCATGCTCCGCGTCGCCTACCGCCAGGTGCACTTCGGTGAGGTCGCCGTACCCCCGGACCCGGACACACTGATCCTGCACCACGGCAGCCTGCGAGCCATGGTGCAGGGCAGCTACTGGCAAGGACCGGGCGTCGCCCGCTGA
- a CDS encoding amidohydrolase, protein MSESTASSDTVLLRGGEVHSPADPFATAMVVEHGHVAWVGSEGAADAFANGVDEVVDLEGALVTPAFTDAHVHTTATGLALTGLDLSDAPSLEAALALVRDFAAARPADRVLLGHGWDAARWPGGRPPARAELDAATGGRPLYLSRIDVHSAVVTTALLDLVPGVTARAGYSPDGPLIRDAHHAVRAAALGAITDGQRIEAQRAALAHAASLGIGSVHECAGPEISSEDDFTGLLRLAAEEPGPRVVGYWAEWAEEGVAKARALGATGAAGDLFIDGSLGSHTACLHQPYADAEHTGTAYLDTAAVAAHVVACTEAGLQAGFHAIGDAAVTSVVEGVRAAAEKVGLARVRAARHRVEHAEMLTPETIAGFAELGLTASVQPTFDALWGGEDGMYAQRLGAERARSLNPFAALLRTGVPLAFGSDSPVTPLDPWGTVRAAAFHRTPEHRVSVRAAFTAHTRGGWRAIGRDDAGVLVPGAPADYAVWRTAELVVQAPDDRVARWSTDPRSGTPGLPDLTPGNDLPVCLRTVVAGRTVFVRPNE, encoded by the coding sequence ATGAGTGAGAGCACCGCCTCGTCGGACACCGTGCTGTTGCGCGGTGGAGAAGTCCACAGCCCCGCCGACCCCTTCGCCACCGCGATGGTCGTCGAACACGGGCACGTCGCGTGGGTCGGCTCCGAAGGCGCGGCCGACGCCTTCGCGAACGGGGTCGACGAGGTCGTGGACCTCGAAGGCGCCCTGGTCACCCCGGCGTTCACCGACGCGCATGTGCACACCACCGCCACCGGGCTCGCGCTCACCGGCCTCGACCTGTCCGACGCCCCGTCCCTGGAGGCGGCGCTCGCTCTCGTACGGGACTTCGCGGCCGCCCGCCCCGCCGACCGGGTCCTGCTCGGCCACGGCTGGGACGCGGCCCGCTGGCCCGGCGGACGTCCTCCGGCGCGCGCCGAACTCGACGCCGCGACCGGCGGTCGCCCGCTCTACCTCTCCCGTATCGACGTGCATTCCGCCGTGGTCACCACCGCGCTCCTGGACCTGGTCCCGGGCGTCACGGCACGCGCCGGGTACTCGCCCGACGGCCCGCTGATCCGCGACGCCCACCACGCCGTCCGCGCCGCGGCCCTCGGCGCCATCACGGACGGGCAGCGCATCGAGGCCCAGCGCGCCGCGCTCGCCCACGCCGCCTCGCTCGGCATCGGCTCCGTACACGAGTGCGCGGGCCCGGAGATCTCCTCCGAGGACGACTTCACCGGGCTGCTGCGGCTCGCCGCCGAGGAGCCCGGCCCCCGGGTCGTCGGCTACTGGGCCGAGTGGGCCGAAGAGGGCGTGGCGAAGGCGCGGGCACTGGGCGCGACCGGCGCCGCGGGCGACCTCTTCATCGACGGCTCGCTCGGCTCGCACACCGCCTGCCTGCACCAGCCGTACGCCGACGCCGAGCACACCGGCACGGCCTACCTCGACACCGCCGCGGTCGCCGCGCATGTGGTGGCCTGCACCGAGGCGGGCCTCCAGGCGGGCTTCCACGCCATCGGGGACGCCGCGGTGACCTCCGTGGTCGAAGGGGTGCGCGCGGCGGCGGAGAAGGTCGGCCTGGCCCGCGTGCGCGCCGCCAGGCACCGCGTCGAGCACGCCGAGATGCTCACCCCGGAAACGATCGCCGGCTTCGCCGAACTCGGCCTCACCGCCTCCGTGCAGCCCACCTTCGACGCGCTGTGGGGCGGCGAGGACGGCATGTACGCCCAGCGCCTGGGCGCCGAACGGGCCCGGAGCCTCAACCCCTTCGCGGCCCTGCTGCGCACCGGCGTGCCGCTCGCCTTCGGCTCCGACAGCCCGGTCACGCCCCTCGACCCGTGGGGCACCGTCCGCGCCGCGGCCTTCCATCGCACGCCGGAGCACCGGGTGTCCGTACGCGCCGCGTTCACGGCGCATACGCGGGGCGGCTGGCGGGCGATCGGACGGGACGACGCGGGAGTCCTGGTGCCGGGCGCGCCCGCCGACTACGCCGTGTGGCGCACCGCCGAGCTCGTCGTGCAGGCCCCCGACGACCGGGTCGCGCGCTGGTCCACCGACCCCCGCTCCGGCACCCCCGGACTGCCTGATCTGACCCCCGGGAACGACCTGCCCGTCTGCCTGCGCACCGTGGTGGCCGGACGGACGGTATTCGTGCGGCCTAACGAGTGA
- a CDS encoding RNA polymerase-binding protein RbpA, translating to MSERALRGTRLVVTSYETDRGIDLAPRQAVEYACEKGHRFEMPFSVEAEIPPEWECKVCGAQALLVDGDGPEEKKAKPARTHWDMLMERRTREELEEVLEERLAVLRSGAMNIAVHPRDSRKSA from the coding sequence ATGAGTGAGCGAGCTCTTCGCGGCACACGCCTCGTAGTGACCAGCTATGAGACGGACCGCGGGATCGACCTGGCTCCGCGCCAGGCCGTGGAGTACGCATGCGAGAAGGGACATCGCTTTGAGATGCCCTTCTCGGTGGAGGCCGAAATTCCGCCGGAGTGGGAGTGCAAGGTCTGCGGGGCCCAGGCACTTCTCGTGGACGGCGACGGCCCTGAGGAAAAGAAGGCGAAGCCCGCGCGTACGCACTGGGACATGCTGATGGAGCGGCGCACTCGCGAGGAGCTCGAAGAGGTCCTTGAGGAGCGCCTGGCCGTTCTGCGCTCCGGCGCGATGAACATCGCGGTACATCCGCGGGACAGCCGCAAGTCCGCGTAG
- the fxsA gene encoding FxsA family membrane protein, whose protein sequence is MTTGAPTPTYPARPRRSRLRTFLPLGIAAWLVLEIWLLTVVAGASSGFTVFLLLLAGFVLGAVVIKRAGRRAFKNLSETLQQQQSGAAPTTGGGNGNGNGLMMLGGLLLMIPGLISDAVGLLLLIPPVQKALSRYAERTLDRKMRAAAPGTLGDAFQQARIHRPDGKVVQGEVIRDEDVRGPGSGQDPRPPLSR, encoded by the coding sequence ATGACGACTGGCGCTCCGACTCCCACGTACCCCGCCCGCCCGCGGCGCTCGCGGCTGCGCACCTTCCTGCCGCTCGGCATCGCCGCGTGGCTGGTGCTGGAGATCTGGCTGCTGACGGTGGTCGCGGGCGCGTCGAGCGGCTTCACCGTCTTCCTGCTGCTGCTCGCCGGTTTCGTCCTCGGCGCCGTGGTCATCAAGCGGGCCGGACGCCGGGCCTTCAAGAACCTCAGCGAGACCCTTCAACAGCAGCAGAGCGGCGCCGCCCCGACGACCGGCGGCGGCAACGGCAATGGCAACGGGCTGATGATGCTCGGCGGCCTCCTCCTGATGATCCCCGGCCTGATCTCCGACGCCGTCGGCCTGCTCCTGCTCATCCCGCCCGTCCAGAAGGCCCTCAGCCGCTACGCGGAGCGCACCCTCGACCGCAAGATGCGCGCGGCCGCCCCCGGCACCCTCGGCGACGCCTTCCAGCAGGCCCGCATCCACCGCCCCGACGGGAAGGTGGTCCAGGGCGAGGTCATCAGGGACGAGGACGTGCGGGGCCCGGGCTCGGGACAGGACCCGCGCCCGCCGCTCAGTCGTTGA
- a CDS encoding Lrp/AsnC family transcriptional regulator, with protein MEELDRQIVQLLVADGRMSYTDLGKATGLSTSAVHQRVRRLEQRGVIRGYAAVVDPESVGLPLTAFISVKPFDPSAPDDIAERLAGVPEIEACHSVAGDENYILKVRVSTPHELEELLARLRTLAGVSTRTTVVLSTPYEARPPRI; from the coding sequence ATGGAGGAGCTGGACCGACAAATTGTGCAGCTGCTCGTCGCAGACGGGCGGATGAGTTACACCGACCTGGGCAAGGCCACGGGCCTGTCCACGTCTGCCGTGCATCAGCGGGTGCGCCGGCTGGAGCAGCGCGGCGTCATCCGCGGCTATGCCGCGGTCGTGGACCCTGAGAGCGTAGGGCTGCCCCTGACCGCTTTCATCTCGGTGAAGCCGTTCGACCCCAGCGCCCCGGACGACATCGCGGAACGCCTCGCCGGCGTCCCCGAGATCGAGGCCTGCCACAGCGTCGCGGGCGACGAGAACTACATCCTCAAGGTGCGGGTATCCACCCCGCATGAACTGGAGGAGCTCCTCGCGAGGCTGCGCACGCTCGCCGGCGTGTCGACACGGACGACGGTGGTGCTGTCGACGCCGTACGAGGCGCGACCGCCCCGCATCTGA